A portion of the Bacillus sp. es.034 genome contains these proteins:
- a CDS encoding LCP family protein → MESRLDRKTKRKKRGRKVILVLLILIFSLIGYAAFQFYSGYKMAGEDQMQEDYKFNGVKDENGKVNVLLLGVDSRGEEKSRTDTMMLAQIDPKTNETKLVSFMRDIYAEIPGYKNYKLNTAFYLGGPELLRKTIKQNFDLDIQYYMIVDFKGFEQSVDILAPEGIEMDVEKAMSENIGVSLEPGVQNLNGKELLGYARFRHDENGDFGRVERQQKVIAALKDEALSIGGVTKLPKMAGSIQPYIQTNMSKLDQISIAKDILLSNTSDMDKLTLPVEGSYTNGSYSGVGSVLEIDFEENIQALKDFLSGKSPDDTANE, encoded by the coding sequence ATGGAGTCACGACTAGATCGAAAGACCAAAAGGAAAAAACGTGGTAGAAAAGTGATTTTGGTATTATTAATCCTTATTTTCAGTTTGATCGGTTACGCTGCTTTTCAATTTTACAGTGGTTATAAAATGGCTGGTGAAGACCAGATGCAGGAAGATTATAAATTTAATGGAGTAAAAGATGAAAACGGGAAGGTTAACGTTTTGTTATTGGGAGTCGATAGCAGGGGCGAGGAGAAATCAAGGACAGATACGATGATGCTCGCGCAGATCGATCCGAAAACGAATGAAACCAAACTCGTTTCGTTTATGAGGGATATATATGCTGAAATCCCTGGATATAAAAACTATAAGCTAAATACCGCTTTTTATTTAGGCGGACCGGAATTGCTTCGAAAGACGATCAAGCAGAACTTTGATCTAGATATTCAATATTACATGATCGTTGATTTCAAAGGGTTTGAACAATCAGTCGACATCCTAGCACCAGAAGGAATTGAAATGGATGTTGAAAAAGCCATGTCAGAAAACATCGGTGTTTCCCTGGAACCGGGCGTTCAAAACCTGAACGGAAAGGAATTACTCGGCTATGCCAGGTTCCGTCATGATGAAAATGGTGACTTCGGAAGGGTAGAAAGACAGCAAAAAGTGATTGCGGCCCTTAAAGATGAAGCCTTATCCATAGGAGGCGTAACAAAGCTTCCGAAAATGGCAGGATCCATTCAGCCATATATTCAGACGAATATGAGCAAGCTGGATCAAATCTCAATCGCGAAAGATATTCTGCTCAGCAATACTAGTGACATGGACAAGCTAACCTTACCAGTAGAAGGTTCTTATACGAATGGAAGTTACAGCGGAGTTGGATCCGTTCTCGAAATAGACTTCGAAGAAAATATTCAAGCTTTAAAAGACTTCCTGAGTGGAAAAAGCCCAGATGACACTGCAAACGAATAA
- the proC gene encoding pyrroline-5-carboxylate reductase, protein MLNNKTIAFLGAGNMAEAMISGTVQSGKIPAEQIIVSNRSNYGRLQEMKAKYDITAIMKDDLPFNEIDILILAMKPKDIDKALDSINHLVRNDTVIMSVLAGITTSHMEEQLPAGQPVIRVMPNTSSMLKESATAISAGRFTSREDMENAEELLSSIGEVFVIEESQMDIFTGIAGSGPAYFYYLMEHIEKTGAEAGLDPKLARKIGAQTIFGAAKMMLEREESPTQLRENVTSPNGTTAAGLDALAQFGGGKAISEAVKGAEKRSKEISSSLQSKELVTS, encoded by the coding sequence TTGTTAAACAATAAAACGATAGCCTTTCTTGGTGCAGGTAATATGGCTGAAGCAATGATTTCAGGTACAGTACAGAGTGGCAAGATTCCAGCTGAGCAAATCATTGTTTCCAATCGAAGCAATTACGGAAGACTTCAAGAAATGAAAGCTAAATATGATATCACAGCAATAATGAAAGACGATCTGCCTTTTAATGAAATAGATATTCTCATTCTTGCCATGAAGCCAAAGGATATCGATAAAGCACTGGATTCCATCAATCATCTTGTCAGGAATGATACGGTCATCATGTCGGTACTGGCTGGGATTACGACTTCTCATATGGAAGAACAGTTACCTGCAGGTCAACCTGTTATCCGTGTCATGCCAAATACGTCAAGTATGCTGAAGGAATCAGCAACCGCAATCAGTGCCGGTAGGTTCACTTCAAGAGAAGATATGGAGAATGCAGAAGAATTATTATCAAGCATCGGAGAAGTATTCGTCATTGAAGAAAGTCAGATGGACATTTTCACCGGAATCGCCGGAAGCGGTCCAGCTTATTTCTACTATCTAATGGAACATATCGAAAAGACGGGTGCTGAAGCAGGATTAGACCCGAAATTGGCCCGTAAAATCGGAGCACAAACCATTTTCGGAGCAGCCAAAATGATGCTTGAGCGAGAAGAATCACCTACTCAACTTAGAGAAAATGTAACATCCCCAAACGGTACTACGGCTGCAGGACTTGATGCATTAGCTCAGTTCGGTGGAGGTAAAGCCATCTCAGAAGCTGTTAAGGGAGCAGAAAAGCGTTCAAAAGAAATCAGCTCATCCTTACAGTCCAAAGAATTAGTCACAAGCTAA
- the proB gene encoding glutamate 5-kinase: MSQDKKRIVIKIGSSSLTSLHGEMSRRKLERLVDEVVRLKDDGHEVLLVSSGAVAAGYRKLGCLTRPSSLPEKQAAAAIGQGLLIEAYSDLLISNGYVASQILITRSDFSDEDRYNNARNTINVLLERGIIPIVNENDTVTIDRLKFGDNDTLSAKVAALVDADQLIILSDIDGLYDSDPRKNPDAELLESVTEITEDIEDMAGEPGSSVGTGGMRSKIDAFKITMASGIPAFLGKSGHTNIIYDAVQHTAKGTYFESTEDSVNLDSKKQWIAFNSGPEGEITIDADAKDRILKRKESLTIDDIYTVKGRFDKGAVVRILDNRNEEIGLGMVNYRSGQLKNPTEIKADEIAVEIDQLVCHVEVPIPLGV; encoded by the coding sequence ATGTCCCAAGATAAGAAACGTATCGTGATTAAGATTGGAAGTAGTTCATTGACAAGCTTACATGGAGAAATGAGCCGCAGGAAGCTTGAGCGACTTGTGGATGAGGTTGTCCGCTTAAAGGATGACGGTCATGAAGTCTTGCTTGTTTCCTCTGGAGCAGTCGCTGCAGGTTATCGTAAATTGGGTTGCTTGACACGCCCAAGTTCATTGCCTGAGAAACAGGCCGCAGCAGCTATTGGTCAAGGGCTATTAATTGAAGCGTATTCTGATCTATTAATTTCAAATGGATATGTGGCTTCTCAAATTCTGATCACTCGTAGTGATTTTTCTGATGAAGATCGATACAACAATGCCAGAAATACGATTAATGTCCTGCTCGAAAGAGGGATTATTCCGATTGTAAATGAAAATGATACTGTAACGATTGACCGTTTGAAGTTTGGAGATAATGACACGCTATCCGCTAAAGTCGCAGCACTCGTGGATGCTGATCAACTCATCATTCTATCAGATATTGACGGACTATATGATTCAGATCCCCGCAAAAATCCAGATGCTGAACTGCTGGAGAGTGTGACTGAAATCACGGAAGATATTGAAGATATGGCAGGAGAGCCGGGAAGCTCAGTCGGTACTGGCGGCATGAGATCAAAGATCGATGCATTCAAGATTACAATGGCATCAGGCATCCCTGCGTTCCTTGGTAAATCCGGACATACGAACATCATTTATGATGCTGTTCAGCATACGGCTAAAGGAACCTATTTCGAATCGACGGAAGATTCGGTCAATCTTGATTCCAAAAAGCAATGGATTGCGTTCAATTCCGGTCCAGAAGGTGAAATCACCATCGATGCAGATGCGAAAGACCGCATCTTAAAGCGGAAAGAAAGTTTGACGATCGATGATATTTATACTGTGAAAGGCCGTTTTGATAAAGGTGCAGTAGTACGTATCCTGGATAACCGTAACGAGGAAATCGGTCTTGGAATGGTCAACTATCGTTCTGGTCAACTAAAGAACCCTACAGAGATAAAAGCCGATGAAATCGCAGTAGAAATTGATCAGCTCGTATGCCATGTAGAAGTTCCCATTCCATTAGGTGTTTAG
- a CDS encoding glutamate-5-semialdehyde dehydrogenase, protein MNLTVEKTDVKKQAILAKKASKTLSMLTTEQKNKALHILADHLEANYGSILKQNEKDLERGREKGFEAAFMDRLSLTKERVEDFANGLRQVADLEDPTGKVVSDWTLENQLQVQKVTVPLGVIGMIYEARPNVTVDATGLALKSGNAIILKGGSNAITSNKAIVDVMHEALEQTDIPKDAVQFINTTDREATSELFTMKEHIDVLIPRGGGALINAVVNNATVPVLETGVGNCHIYIDKEAELEKALNIIINAKTDRPAVCNAAETVILHENWFDEHKDAFVENLKDHQVFIHGDEKVVEVIKDAKLAGEEDWANEYLSLDIAVKVVSSLDEAVDHIEQYGTKHSEAIVTENNETAKKFMMLVDAAALYHNASTRFTDGGALGFGAEIGISTQKLHARGPMGLPALTTVKYMMYGTGQIRK, encoded by the coding sequence ATGAATTTAACTGTAGAAAAAACCGATGTAAAAAAACAGGCGATATTGGCTAAAAAAGCTTCTAAAACCTTAAGCATGCTGACAACGGAACAAAAAAATAAAGCCCTTCATATTCTTGCCGACCATTTAGAGGCAAACTACGGATCCATTCTAAAACAGAACGAAAAAGACCTTGAAAGAGGCCGGGAGAAAGGATTTGAAGCGGCCTTTATGGATCGCTTATCCCTTACTAAAGAACGGGTTGAAGACTTTGCAAACGGTCTTCGCCAAGTGGCTGACCTGGAAGATCCCACTGGTAAAGTGGTTTCCGATTGGACCTTGGAAAATCAACTGCAAGTTCAGAAAGTGACCGTTCCGCTCGGTGTCATCGGAATGATTTATGAGGCTCGCCCGAACGTGACGGTGGACGCTACAGGTCTTGCATTAAAATCAGGTAATGCCATCATCCTGAAAGGTGGATCGAATGCCATAACGTCAAATAAGGCCATTGTGGACGTTATGCATGAGGCGTTGGAACAAACAGATATTCCAAAGGATGCCGTACAATTCATCAACACAACAGATCGTGAGGCAACAAGTGAATTATTCACAATGAAAGAACATATTGATGTGTTGATTCCCCGTGGTGGAGGTGCATTGATCAACGCTGTCGTCAATAACGCAACGGTCCCTGTCCTGGAGACAGGTGTAGGGAACTGTCATATATATATTGATAAAGAAGCTGAACTGGAAAAAGCATTGAACATCATCATTAATGCCAAAACGGACCGTCCGGCGGTTTGTAATGCGGCTGAAACCGTCATTCTTCATGAGAATTGGTTTGATGAACATAAGGACGCCTTTGTTGAAAACCTGAAAGATCATCAAGTTTTCATTCATGGGGACGAAAAAGTGGTTGAAGTGATCAAAGATGCAAAACTTGCAGGGGAAGAAGATTGGGCAAACGAATATTTAAGTCTGGATATTGCCGTTAAAGTGGTTTCTTCACTTGACGAAGCCGTGGATCATATCGAACAATACGGCACCAAACATTCAGAAGCGATTGTGACGGAAAACAATGAAACGGCGAAAAAATTCATGATGCTCGTAGATGCCGCTGCCCTATATCATAATGCATCCACACGTTTCACAGATGGGGGAGCATTAGGATTCGGTGCTGAAATTGGTATTTCAACCCAGAAACTCCATGCAAGAGGTCCTATGGGCCTTCCAGCGTTAACAACTGTGAAGTATATGATGTATGGAACTGGACAAATTCGAAAATAA
- a CDS encoding 3'-5' exonuclease, whose product MDNLGINVGYRILKYYLWQQFIFRHQVKREKEKLSYHKLSRGLKQFEEEKPTLQKKHLFHCTFTIFDLETTGFFPEVGDEIISIGAVKVEEGKVQRDDTFYQVIDPLQTVSRETKRFTGLRRKDFLNGVTLPIGLERFLEFSKGTILVAHPASFDINFLQKRINKWELPSFDPEFVDSFSLANSLLGRDDCYLDILIKTFDIQDRARHHALNDAIMTAEIFERLLKLCYQQEVHTIRGLHEFLLQESG is encoded by the coding sequence ATGGACAATTTAGGTATTAATGTAGGCTACCGGATACTTAAGTATTATTTATGGCAGCAATTCATCTTCCGCCATCAAGTGAAGCGGGAAAAAGAAAAGCTTTCCTATCATAAACTTTCCCGTGGCCTTAAACAATTTGAAGAAGAAAAACCGACTCTTCAAAAAAAACATCTCTTTCATTGCACCTTTACGATTTTCGACCTTGAGACTACTGGATTTTTCCCTGAAGTTGGAGATGAAATCATATCGATAGGTGCTGTAAAGGTAGAAGAGGGAAAAGTACAAAGGGACGATACATTCTATCAGGTGATCGACCCCCTTCAAACGGTGTCCAGGGAAACGAAGAGGTTTACGGGATTACGACGTAAAGATTTTTTAAATGGTGTGACGCTCCCCATTGGTCTGGAACGTTTTTTGGAATTCAGTAAGGGGACGATCCTGGTGGCACATCCCGCAAGCTTCGACATTAATTTTCTTCAAAAAAGGATCAATAAGTGGGAGCTCCCTTCTTTCGATCCTGAATTTGTCGATTCCTTTTCACTGGCCAATAGCTTACTTGGCAGGGATGACTGCTATTTGGATATTCTCATAAAGACATTCGATATCCAAGATCGTGCCCGCCATCATGCTTTAAATGATGCGATCATGACGGCCGAGATCTTTGAACGACTTTTGAAACTGTGTTATCAACAAGAAGTTCATACGATCCGTGGATTACATGAATTCCTGCTTCAGGAGTCGGGCTGA
- a CDS encoding DUF294 nucleotidyltransferase-like domain-containing protein, protein MNQQELLHIIRDHYPFDVLSAEQLDYIISGSTYTSFKKGEFLFHEDETVEELDIYFLVSGLAKNVLHRSSGKQYSLRFYYPGDLIGIMIMLTSGQMTFSVQAIEDCTVFRIQKDRILEIMTKNNDFSKIIFESIGNRMKTLYDEIKVKSATETDDENINLFRTKVHTLMDSPTFIDGNATILDAAKKMKEQDTYGIVVVDQNKKMLGILTQREILSYITNPGISDKVKDWMKEMPFWIRDESFAYEALSYFKHEEVDFVPIIRNNVVVGILTSTSFLNIQDSNYLDLSYKIQKAVTNAELVELATVKSETFQQFIQDLLAQDSFGFDICEVISNYNDRLHRKIIQLSEKEMRQEGFGSAPINYCFIVMGSQGRSEQGFHTDQDNGIILDDYNHLSDLKKVDLYFQAFTEKLNLKLAACGFPECTGGIMAKEQKWKRSYTDWKMAIDEWLHEMDAQEIQNITMFYDFRPIYGDYSIAEEIRNYLTEKSKRSLNMQQLLRKDALRFKLPVGPLGRVNLKPKNHLFNIKKSGLLQIVNMIRIHSVKYGIKEVNTIKRVQALKKLQAFHPRDAENVKTAMHILLSLRTQQNLRELSEGKPLSNDIDVRTLSKEDRQKLKESIQIANRLQQVMEISFNRNRVV, encoded by the coding sequence ATGAACCAGCAGGAATTACTACATATTATTCGGGATCACTATCCATTTGATGTCCTATCAGCGGAACAGCTGGATTATATTATTTCCGGTTCTACATACACATCTTTTAAGAAAGGGGAATTTCTCTTCCATGAAGATGAAACGGTTGAAGAATTGGATATTTACTTCCTTGTCTCCGGACTTGCCAAGAATGTCCTCCATCGTTCCAGTGGAAAGCAATATTCCCTCCGCTTCTATTACCCCGGTGACTTGATTGGGATCATGATCATGCTTACAAGCGGACAAATGACTTTTTCAGTCCAGGCAATAGAAGATTGTACGGTATTCCGGATTCAGAAAGACCGGATTTTAGAAATCATGACCAAAAACAATGATTTTTCAAAAATTATATTTGAAAGCATCGGAAATCGGATGAAAACCCTCTACGATGAAATTAAAGTAAAGTCAGCCACTGAAACCGATGATGAAAACATCAATCTGTTCCGAACAAAAGTCCATACTCTCATGGACAGCCCTACTTTCATCGATGGAAATGCTACCATCCTGGACGCAGCCAAAAAGATGAAAGAACAGGACACGTATGGGATAGTCGTGGTGGATCAGAATAAAAAGATGCTTGGTATCCTTACCCAGCGGGAAATCCTGTCTTACATTACCAATCCAGGTATCTCTGATAAGGTAAAAGACTGGATGAAGGAAATGCCTTTCTGGATCAGGGATGAGTCCTTCGCTTATGAGGCCCTCTCCTACTTTAAACATGAAGAAGTGGATTTCGTCCCCATCATTCGCAATAATGTAGTGGTGGGAATTCTAACCAGTACATCATTTCTCAATATACAGGATTCGAATTATCTGGATCTTTCTTATAAAATTCAAAAGGCCGTGACGAATGCAGAACTGGTCGAACTGGCTACGGTGAAGAGCGAGACGTTCCAACAGTTCATTCAAGACCTTCTAGCACAGGACAGCTTTGGATTCGATATTTGTGAAGTGATATCCAACTACAACGATCGGCTCCACCGGAAAATCATTCAATTGAGCGAAAAGGAAATGAGGCAGGAAGGGTTCGGCTCCGCTCCGATCAATTATTGTTTCATTGTCATGGGCAGTCAGGGACGCAGTGAGCAGGGATTCCATACCGATCAGGATAATGGGATCATCCTTGATGATTATAATCATTTATCCGACCTGAAAAAAGTTGATCTCTATTTTCAGGCCTTCACCGAAAAGCTGAATTTAAAGCTTGCTGCATGTGGTTTTCCTGAATGTACAGGCGGGATCATGGCGAAGGAACAAAAATGGAAGAGATCGTATACGGACTGGAAAATGGCGATTGATGAGTGGCTTCACGAAATGGATGCACAGGAAATCCAGAACATTACGATGTTTTATGACTTCCGTCCAATTTACGGAGACTATTCCATCGCAGAAGAAATCCGGAATTATCTGACTGAAAAATCGAAACGATCCTTGAATATGCAGCAACTCTTACGAAAAGATGCCCTTCGATTCAAACTCCCCGTTGGTCCACTGGGCCGGGTAAACCTGAAGCCGAAAAATCATCTATTCAATATCAAAAAATCAGGACTCTTACAAATCGTCAATATGATCCGGATTCATTCTGTGAAGTATGGGATAAAAGAAGTGAACACCATCAAAAGGGTACAGGCATTGAAAAAGTTGCAAGCCTTTCACCCCAGGGATGCAGAAAACGTAAAAACGGCCATGCATATCCTCCTTTCCTTAAGAACGCAGCAGAACCTGCGTGAACTTAGTGAGGGAAAACCTTTAAGTAATGACATCGATGTCCGCACCCTCTCGAAAGAGGATCGCCAAAAATTAAAAGAATCCATCCAGATTGCCAATCGACTGCAGCAAGTGATGGAAATCAGTTTCAATAGGAACCGGGTGGTTTAA
- a CDS encoding MMPL family transporter, whose protein sequence is MKECDEMDLLGKGITRWYKWIIVLWVVIAGIFAYFATGLPTILGGDGFRTDGQFEKVNDELTNSFDFPESSILLLMEKQDSQSAEGFQASIKKTIESIENLGVTSSIQSPLQDEKLVKDDVAYAVLSFDDSDITDETKKIKALVKENPGQSLTGASIISSDINKASQDDLKRAELIGLPFALLVLLFAFGSVVASIVPIIIGVVTVVTAFGILALIGDSMELSVFLLNVVPMIGLALSIDFSLLFINRYREELASRSIPEAIYTTIQTAGKSIIFSALCVFIGLGAMMLIEIDIFQTIAIGGMVVVMLAVVSALSLLPSVLLLLGKSINKWTLIKQKKNDHGKWRVFAGFIMKRPVILALLALIVLVIGILPVRSMNLAIPDTEALPVTFESRQAMDTIQEEFKTDEGSTVYVIAKRDNGWTTKEGLEDLNELLSEFNQESAVTSVDSIFKATNIDSPNKLSLAIQQPESKEKIDPALNRFIQGDKALIPVHLSLDSSSSAAQDLVNEWSHKEWSHPLKFGGQVKFNQEIFDEIYQKVGLCLFVILGSTYLILMIAFRSIIIPLKAILMNIISLTSTFGILVWIFQGGQFGIPESDIALVLPVLVFSLVFGLSMDYEVFLISRIHEIYQETGDNTRSTIEGLASTSKIITSAALIMIVITGAFAFTGVMPVKQIGVGIAIAIFIDATIVRMILVPSLMKLLGDWNWWMPFKKREKQVVKAHKAS, encoded by the coding sequence TTGAAGGAGTGTGATGAGATGGACCTGCTCGGTAAAGGGATCACCCGTTGGTATAAATGGATCATTGTACTTTGGGTGGTGATAGCGGGGATATTCGCTTATTTTGCAACAGGCTTACCCACCATACTAGGCGGGGATGGTTTTAGGACAGACGGACAGTTTGAAAAAGTGAACGATGAATTGACCAATTCGTTTGATTTTCCCGAATCTTCCATTTTGCTGCTTATGGAAAAGCAGGATTCCCAATCTGCAGAAGGGTTTCAGGCATCCATTAAGAAAACGATTGAGAGTATAGAAAACTTGGGTGTCACCTCTTCTATACAGTCCCCCTTACAAGATGAGAAATTAGTGAAAGACGACGTGGCTTACGCCGTTTTATCCTTCGATGATTCTGATATCACCGACGAAACAAAAAAAATCAAAGCACTAGTAAAAGAAAATCCAGGTCAATCATTGACCGGGGCTTCCATTATTAGTTCAGATATTAATAAGGCCAGTCAGGATGATCTGAAACGGGCCGAATTGATAGGATTACCTTTCGCTCTCCTTGTCCTGTTATTTGCATTTGGCTCGGTTGTTGCTTCCATTGTTCCCATTATCATTGGAGTGGTGACGGTCGTTACGGCATTCGGGATTCTGGCTCTGATTGGCGACAGCATGGAATTATCGGTATTCCTGCTGAATGTAGTCCCAATGATCGGGCTTGCCTTGAGCATTGACTTCTCTCTGTTGTTCATTAACCGCTACCGTGAAGAACTGGCTTCGAGGTCAATACCGGAAGCGATCTATACCACTATTCAAACGGCAGGAAAATCAATCATTTTCTCTGCATTATGTGTTTTCATCGGTTTAGGGGCCATGATGCTCATTGAAATCGATATATTCCAGACGATTGCCATCGGAGGCATGGTAGTCGTCATGCTTGCAGTGGTGTCTGCATTATCACTCCTCCCTTCCGTTCTTCTGCTCCTCGGAAAGTCTATAAATAAATGGACGCTGATCAAACAGAAGAAAAATGACCACGGAAAATGGAGGGTCTTTGCCGGGTTTATCATGAAAAGGCCCGTTATACTGGCCCTGCTCGCCCTAATTGTATTAGTGATCGGCATTTTGCCTGTCCGCTCTATGAATCTTGCCATTCCAGATACGGAGGCATTACCTGTTACATTTGAATCGCGTCAGGCGATGGATACCATTCAGGAGGAGTTCAAGACAGATGAAGGAAGTACGGTTTATGTGATTGCCAAACGGGATAATGGCTGGACTACCAAAGAAGGATTGGAGGATTTGAATGAACTCCTTTCAGAATTCAATCAGGAATCAGCTGTGACTTCAGTGGATTCTATCTTCAAAGCCACCAATATCGACTCGCCGAATAAATTATCCCTGGCCATTCAGCAGCCGGAATCCAAGGAGAAGATTGATCCTGCACTGAATCGTTTTATCCAGGGGGACAAAGCACTGATTCCTGTGCACTTGTCATTGGATTCATCATCATCCGCTGCTCAGGATCTGGTGAACGAATGGAGTCACAAAGAATGGTCACACCCCCTCAAGTTTGGTGGCCAAGTGAAATTCAATCAGGAAATATTTGATGAGATTTATCAAAAGGTAGGATTATGCCTGTTCGTCATCCTAGGTTCTACCTATCTGATTCTGATGATTGCATTCCGCTCCATCATCATTCCATTGAAGGCCATTTTGATGAATATCATCAGTCTGACATCCACATTCGGAATCTTGGTATGGATTTTCCAGGGAGGCCAATTTGGAATCCCTGAATCGGATATCGCCCTTGTGCTTCCGGTACTGGTATTCAGCCTTGTTTTCGGCCTTAGCATGGACTATGAGGTATTCCTCATTTCCAGGATCCATGAAATTTATCAAGAAACAGGTGACAACACGCGTTCTACCATTGAAGGACTTGCTTCAACAAGTAAGATCATCACCTCGGCCGCTCTCATCATGATTGTCATAACGGGGGCTTTCGCTTTTACAGGTGTGATGCCCGTCAAACAGATCGGGGTCGGGATTGCCATCGCCATTTTCATTGATGCAACCATCGTCAGAATGATTCTGGTGCCTTCGTTAATGAAGCTCCTTGGAGACTGGAATTGGTGGATGCCTTTCAAAAAGAGGGAAAAGCAGGTAGTAAAAGCTCATAAAGCCTCTTGA
- a CDS encoding HAD family hydrolase codes for MNKAVFLDRDGVINEVKTNRVGYVNTPDQFYFLEGVPEAIKDLSQSGFLLFVVTNQGGVGLGYLSHDELDSIHDYMVKEIQQAGGFIQEVSCCTHKPHAGCSCRKPEPGMLLELAEKYDIDLAGSFMIGDRDVDIEAGNKAGCTTILLNGNSSPTYNADYIFPDLLSASTFILNMKRS; via the coding sequence ATGAATAAAGCTGTTTTTCTTGACCGTGATGGGGTGATCAATGAGGTGAAAACCAATAGAGTCGGCTATGTGAACACACCGGATCAATTTTATTTCCTGGAAGGAGTCCCCGAAGCCATAAAGGATTTATCTCAATCCGGATTCCTTCTTTTTGTCGTTACAAATCAAGGTGGTGTTGGATTAGGCTATCTTTCCCATGATGAGCTGGACTCCATCCATGATTATATGGTCAAAGAAATCCAACAAGCAGGCGGTTTCATTCAGGAAGTTTCCTGCTGCACTCATAAACCCCATGCAGGTTGTTCATGCAGAAAGCCCGAACCCGGGATGCTTCTTGAACTGGCAGAAAAATACGACATTGATCTTGCTGGATCCTTCATGATTGGGGATCGTGATGTAGACATAGAAGCAGGCAACAAAGCTGGATGCACCACGATTTTACTAAATGGCAACTCTTCCCCAACGTATAACGCTGATTATATATTTCCTGATTTATTGAGCGCTTCTACGTTCATCCTCAACATGAAGCGATCTTGA
- a CDS encoding class I SAM-dependent rRNA methyltransferase, whose protein sequence is MTKEKIVKASPKYIQPFLKGFPLLNKENVTTSIGDAQDGDILKLVDTDGRFIAKGYYGLQNKGIGWLLSWKEHEDIDKEFIYKKIQAAINQRLHFYYSEDTTAFRVFNGEGDGFGGLTIDYFDGYYLIQWYSKGAYSFYEEVMESLRELTEYKGIYQKKRFAQEGKYVEEDDFVEGTRPSFPLLVKENGVQFAIYLNDGAMVGVFLDQREVRKRIRDIYSEGKRVLNTFSYTGAFSVCAALGGASHTTSVDLANRSLSKTIEQFSINGIDYEAQDIIVEDVFKYFKYAVKKQLSFDMVILDPPSFARSKKHTFSAAKDYKDLLKEAIAITEKNGTIVASTNCSTFNMKKFKGFIDTAFKETNGKYNILEEYTLPEDFKTLSQYKQSDYLKVVFIRKL, encoded by the coding sequence ATGACTAAAGAAAAAATCGTAAAAGCAAGCCCAAAATACATACAACCATTTCTAAAGGGGTTTCCTCTTTTAAATAAAGAAAATGTCACTACATCGATTGGAGATGCACAGGACGGTGACATCCTCAAACTGGTAGATACCGATGGTCGCTTTATTGCAAAAGGGTACTACGGACTCCAGAATAAAGGGATCGGCTGGCTTCTGAGCTGGAAAGAACATGAAGATATAGATAAGGAGTTCATTTATAAAAAGATCCAGGCCGCCATTAATCAACGTTTACACTTCTACTATAGTGAAGATACGACGGCATTCAGGGTGTTTAATGGAGAAGGTGACGGTTTCGGAGGGCTGACCATTGATTACTTTGATGGATATTATCTCATTCAGTGGTATTCAAAGGGTGCTTATTCTTTTTATGAAGAAGTGATGGAATCGTTACGGGAATTAACCGAATATAAAGGTATTTACCAGAAGAAAAGGTTCGCACAGGAAGGGAAATACGTTGAAGAAGACGATTTTGTCGAAGGTACACGTCCCTCCTTCCCTCTCCTCGTGAAAGAAAACGGCGTCCAATTTGCCATCTATTTAAATGATGGAGCGATGGTGGGGGTATTCCTCGATCAACGCGAGGTGAGGAAAAGGATTCGTGACATATACTCAGAAGGCAAGAGGGTATTGAATACCTTTTCTTACACCGGTGCATTCTCTGTATGTGCGGCTCTCGGCGGTGCCTCTCACACCACCAGTGTGGACCTTGCAAATCGCAGTTTAAGCAAAACGATTGAACAATTCAGCATAAACGGGATCGATTATGAGGCTCAAGACATCATAGTGGAAGATGTCTTCAAGTACTTTAAATATGCTGTTAAAAAACAGCTTTCATTCGATATGGTGATATTAGATCCACCAAGCTTTGCCCGTTCCAAAAAACACACATTCAGTGCCGCTAAAGATTATAAGGATCTGCTGAAAGAAGCGATTGCCATCACTGAAAAGAACGGAACCATCGTGGCATCCACAAACTGCAGCACCTTCAATATGAAAAAGTTCAAAGGGTTTATTGATACAGCATTCAAGGAAACCAATGGGAAATATAATATACTTGAAGAATACACTCTTCCAGAAGATTTTAAAACCCTCAGTCAATACAAGCAGAGCGACTACTTAAAAGTCGTTTTTATCCGCAAACTATAA